A single Desulfomonilaceae bacterium DNA region contains:
- a CDS encoding APC family permease, with translation MKMYVLLLANAGLLGLFLYLLFRKDGLSYYRDGRIWLTWLAVAVITLMDELTSVFYAPAEAHRFIGPSAIVFIAFTAGFIHYMTTRLVEIAEILEHHKIFGGGVYSFSYLVLGPTVSFIAVSSIMVDYILTACLSAVSAVENATSFFMVPHIGKMAISITIVWAVAGLNILGIKENARFTFCIFILAGLVFFNLIVGGIVSLDGESIARLKNSVDHVSSKFESGSWTRDYGIFIASVASCVLAYSGVESVLQTAGLVKSWREIGKSYIFLALTVGLITPLVAALALSAPIDFAKHEGDLITHYATMVNGVWFGVAMAILASMTLIMAVNTAFVASSELLEAVSSRYGFKWFIATNQRASLYRVHLTNAVFFTSIIIITQGSQMILADMYAIGLVASFCINMGSLIIYRYFMGTKEVIQFSTNRMVTLVMFLIFVSCFVFLAWMKPHGTGLWATITILVLIGGLMVAKKKGPEIRSIAATDSHMDLILHLADSPEKELNIYFRRPREEAISEPQQNEVYVTFYNPRHGTPARLATNHFRMVVVRRSVYQHIIALLKVVEYELHDRDVNVHFGWPMSSWIDRMSIGVMVFNIMRLPRKFRSFNFNINYPGRTFNPRL, from the coding sequence ATGAAGATGTACGTTCTACTTTTGGCGAATGCCGGCCTTCTGGGGTTATTTCTATACCTGCTTTTCAGGAAGGACGGCCTTTCCTATTACAGGGATGGACGTATATGGCTCACATGGTTGGCAGTAGCCGTCATAACCTTGATGGACGAGCTGACCTCAGTTTTCTATGCGCCTGCTGAAGCCCACCGATTCATAGGTCCGAGCGCAATCGTCTTCATAGCGTTCACAGCCGGATTTATTCATTACATGACCACCAGGCTTGTTGAGATCGCGGAGATCCTTGAACACCACAAGATATTTGGTGGCGGTGTCTATTCTTTTTCATATCTGGTGCTCGGTCCTACGGTTTCCTTTATCGCTGTATCCTCAATAATGGTCGATTACATATTGACTGCTTGCCTTTCCGCAGTCAGCGCAGTGGAAAACGCTACTTCTTTTTTCATGGTCCCTCATATCGGAAAGATGGCGATTTCCATCACCATCGTATGGGCTGTAGCCGGCCTAAATATCCTCGGGATAAAAGAAAACGCCAGATTTACCTTCTGTATATTTATTTTGGCTGGCCTGGTTTTCTTTAATTTAATAGTCGGCGGAATTGTGTCCTTGGATGGTGAATCCATTGCCCGGCTGAAAAATTCTGTGGATCATGTTTCTTCCAAATTCGAGTCAGGCTCCTGGACAAGGGATTACGGTATTTTTATAGCCTCGGTGGCCAGTTGCGTTCTTGCCTATTCCGGTGTCGAATCAGTTCTTCAGACAGCCGGCCTGGTAAAATCGTGGCGGGAAATTGGGAAATCCTACATCTTCCTGGCGTTGACAGTCGGTCTGATTACACCGCTTGTCGCGGCGCTTGCCCTATCGGCTCCTATCGACTTTGCAAAACATGAGGGTGATCTTATCACCCATTACGCCACGATGGTTAACGGTGTATGGTTCGGGGTAGCCATGGCTATCCTGGCTAGTATGACCTTGATCATGGCTGTTAACACCGCGTTTGTAGCCTCAAGCGAGTTGCTTGAAGCCGTCTCCTCCCGATATGGCTTCAAATGGTTCATCGCAACCAACCAGAGGGCTTCGTTATACAGGGTGCACCTGACCAACGCTGTTTTCTTCACCTCGATTATAATCATAACTCAAGGCAGCCAGATGATACTCGCTGACATGTATGCCATAGGACTTGTCGCGAGTTTCTGCATCAACATGGGATCCTTGATCATCTATCGCTACTTTATGGGTACCAAGGAGGTCATCCAGTTTAGCACTAACAGAATGGTGACGCTGGTAATGTTTCTGATCTTTGTAAGTTGCTTTGTGTTCCTGGCATGGATGAAGCCTCACGGAACCGGACTATGGGCGACTATTACCATCCTGGTGCTGATTGGCGGTTTGATGGTCGCAAAAAAGAAAGGGCCGGAGATTAGGTCTATAGCGGCCACTGACAGCCACATGGATTTGATTTTGCATTTGGCTGATTCACCGGAAAAAGAATTAAATATTTATTTTCGACGCCCAAGAGAAGAGGCGATTTCAGAACCCCAGCAAAACGAGGTATATGTAACTTTTTACAATCCCCGGCATGGAACGCCGGCCCGATTGGCGACGAATCATTTTCGCATGGTGGTTGTCAGACGTAGTGTATACCAGCACATCATTGCCTTGTTGAAGGTAGTCGAATACGAGTTGCATGATCGCGACGTAAATGTGCATTTTGGATGGCCCATGTCCTCGTGGATTGACAGAATGTCGATTGGAGTCATGGTCTTCAACATAATGAGGTTGCCACGTAAGTTTAGAAGTTTTAACTTCAATATAAATTATCCTGGCAGAACTTTTAATCCGCGTCTTTAA
- a CDS encoding multidrug efflux RND transporter permease subunit yields MLSRFFINRPVFASVVSILIMVAGAVCIFSLPIAQFPEITPPMVQVTASYPGASPKVVADTVAAPIEQQVNGVENMIYMSSTCGIDGSYTLKITFELGTNIDMATVLVQNRVAWAMATLPPEVQRQGVNTKKASTSFVTVLSLYSPDASHNDLFLTNYVTTTIKDQLNRLHGVGDLSIFPAKDYSMRVWLDPNKLEYNNLTTNDVVTALKSQNVQVAAGRVGQQPAPQGQVMDLQVNTLGRLTDPEQFGDIIVKTGQGGSLVHVHDIGRVELGAKSYDTLSYYNGMPSVTMVVYQTPGSNALDVADEVRHAMDGMKKSFPQGVDYKVVYETSEFVRASIKEVVITLVEAFILVFIVVFIFLQDWRATLVPATTIPVSIIGAFALMYVMGFSINMLTMFGLVLAIGIVVDDAIVVVENVDRNIIQHGLSPKDASIRAMDEITGAIIGITLVLMAVFVPASFLSGISGQLYRQFSLTIAVTTLLSAVNALTLKPVQCSLWLRPPEEKKKNFFFRGFEAGFAKLTAIYTTIVSFLVRHIPVMILCWIAALGLTYYGFTRVPTGFLPPEDDGLIMLNAQLPDGASLQRTDAVMKKVMEIIKTTDGVACYSVLPGSSILDGTGPTLGSGFVALAPWDERLKKGLTKQSIMNVLSQRFSEIQEAIVFAFSRPPISGLGQSGGFEMWIEDRAGVGLQALGQSAGQIVKEAQQNADVRSVNTTFRSGVPAIFVDVDRVKAMSLHVPLQSVFDTLQAFMGSTYVNDFNEFGRTWQVMVQAAAEYRSSPEDIARLQVRNLEGQMVPIGTLAKIQYSLGPLRIDRYNMFPAVRILGEPAEGASSGQALKSMENLAEENLPPGAEYEWTGMAYQEQKVGGQIFTVFGLAIFIVVLILAAQYESWIDPIAVVAVVPLAVLGAVTGLIVRGMDNNLYTQVGLVLLVGLSAKNAILVVEFAREKQAGGMIAIEAAVEGARLRFRAILMTSFAFIVGVSPLVIAQGAGAASRQALGTAVCAGMLGVTMLGVFFTPALYVAMQKFKRFQAK; encoded by the coding sequence ATGCTCAGTCGCTTTTTTATAAATCGACCGGTTTTCGCCTCCGTCGTCTCAATACTAATCATGGTGGCCGGGGCGGTGTGTATTTTTTCTCTGCCAATCGCCCAATTTCCGGAAATTACGCCTCCTATGGTTCAGGTAACAGCGTCCTATCCCGGAGCAAGTCCGAAAGTAGTGGCGGACACTGTCGCCGCTCCAATTGAACAACAGGTCAACGGCGTCGAAAACATGATCTATATGTCCAGTACATGCGGGATTGATGGTTCCTATACCCTCAAGATAACATTTGAGCTAGGCACTAACATCGATATGGCGACCGTATTGGTGCAGAACAGGGTCGCATGGGCAATGGCCACTCTCCCACCGGAGGTTCAGCGACAAGGAGTCAACACCAAAAAAGCGTCCACTTCCTTCGTCACCGTGCTAAGCCTGTATTCTCCTGACGCGTCACATAACGATCTTTTTCTGACAAATTACGTGACTACGACGATAAAGGACCAACTCAACCGATTGCACGGTGTTGGGGATCTAAGTATTTTTCCCGCCAAAGACTACAGCATGAGGGTCTGGTTGGACCCAAACAAGCTCGAGTATAACAACCTGACCACTAACGATGTAGTAACCGCTCTAAAAAGCCAAAATGTTCAGGTAGCGGCCGGACGAGTCGGTCAGCAGCCGGCGCCTCAAGGCCAGGTTATGGACCTTCAGGTCAATACTCTCGGCAGATTAACCGACCCGGAGCAGTTTGGAGACATAATCGTAAAAACCGGACAAGGTGGAAGTCTTGTTCATGTTCATGACATAGGGCGAGTCGAACTGGGCGCAAAAAGTTATGACACCCTGTCCTATTACAACGGTATGCCTTCCGTGACGATGGTTGTTTACCAGACACCAGGATCCAACGCCCTCGATGTGGCTGACGAAGTGCGCCATGCCATGGACGGAATGAAAAAGAGTTTCCCTCAAGGAGTTGACTATAAAGTTGTTTATGAAACATCTGAGTTTGTTCGAGCTTCGATCAAGGAAGTCGTTATTACGCTTGTTGAAGCTTTTATTCTGGTCTTCATCGTAGTTTTCATATTTCTCCAGGATTGGAGAGCCACACTAGTCCCTGCGACAACCATCCCTGTTTCTATTATAGGCGCTTTCGCTCTGATGTACGTTATGGGTTTTTCCATTAACATGTTGACCATGTTTGGACTGGTTCTCGCTATCGGGATCGTTGTGGACGACGCTATTGTAGTTGTGGAGAACGTTGACAGGAACATTATCCAGCATGGTCTTTCCCCAAAAGACGCTTCGATAAGGGCCATGGATGAAATTACAGGGGCAATTATCGGGATCACTCTTGTCTTGATGGCTGTTTTTGTTCCCGCTTCGTTCTTGAGTGGGATTTCAGGCCAACTTTACAGACAGTTCTCTCTCACAATTGCAGTCACGACTTTGCTTAGCGCAGTCAACGCCCTGACCCTAAAACCCGTGCAGTGTTCTTTATGGCTAAGACCCCCGGAGGAAAAAAAGAAAAACTTTTTTTTCAGGGGGTTCGAGGCGGGCTTCGCAAAGCTTACGGCGATTTACACAACCATAGTGAGTTTTCTCGTCAGACATATTCCTGTGATGATTCTTTGCTGGATAGCTGCCCTGGGATTGACTTATTATGGCTTTACCAGAGTCCCCACCGGGTTCCTCCCTCCGGAAGATGATGGTCTCATAATGCTCAACGCTCAACTGCCGGATGGGGCTTCACTGCAGCGGACCGACGCCGTTATGAAAAAGGTGATGGAGATTATTAAAACCACTGACGGTGTCGCATGCTATTCGGTTCTTCCTGGATCATCCATTTTGGATGGAACCGGGCCAACACTTGGAAGCGGATTTGTGGCGCTTGCTCCCTGGGATGAGCGACTCAAGAAGGGTTTGACCAAACAGTCCATCATGAACGTGTTATCCCAGCGGTTTTCCGAGATTCAGGAGGCAATTGTTTTTGCTTTTTCGAGACCACCGATTTCAGGTCTAGGTCAAAGTGGCGGATTTGAAATGTGGATTGAAGACCGAGCAGGCGTCGGTCTTCAGGCCTTGGGTCAATCAGCCGGTCAGATAGTTAAAGAGGCCCAACAGAATGCAGACGTCAGATCTGTAAATACAACATTTAGGTCCGGGGTGCCTGCGATTTTTGTGGATGTTGATCGAGTGAAAGCCATGAGCCTTCACGTACCTTTGCAATCTGTCTTTGACACGTTACAGGCATTCATGGGATCGACTTATGTTAATGATTTTAACGAATTTGGACGGACGTGGCAGGTTATGGTCCAGGCTGCGGCAGAATATCGCTCCAGCCCGGAAGACATTGCCCGTCTTCAGGTAAGAAACCTTGAAGGCCAGATGGTTCCTATCGGCACTCTTGCCAAGATTCAGTATTCTCTCGGACCACTTCGTATAGACCGATACAATATGTTTCCTGCGGTGCGAATATTAGGTGAACCTGCGGAAGGGGCGAGTTCTGGCCAGGCTCTCAAATCTATGGAAAACCTCGCTGAAGAGAATCTTCCTCCAGGAGCCGAATACGAATGGACCGGAATGGCTTACCAGGAACAGAAAGTGGGCGGGCAGATTTTTACAGTGTTTGGCCTGGCTATTTTTATAGTGGTCCTCATACTGGCTGCGCAATATGAAAGCTGGATCGATCCTATAGCGGTCGTAGCCGTGGTCCCACTGGCGGTTCTAGGAGCTGTAACAGGTCTTATAGTTCGCGGGATGGACAACAATCTGTACACGCAGGTGGGGTTGGTGCTGCTTGTCGGGCTGTCTGCAAAAAATGCTATTCTGGTGGTCGAGTTTGCAAGGGAGAAACAAGCCGGCGGAATGATTGCTATTGAAGCCGCTGTCGAAGGAGCTAGATTGCGCTTCAGGGCCATCCTGATGACGTCTTTCGCGTTTATCGTGGGAGTCTCACCGCTGGTGATCGCTCAGGGCGCAGGCGCAGCGAGTCGACAAGCGCTGGGAACGGCCGTATGCGCTGGAATGCTTGGCGTCACCATGCTGGGGGTGTTTTTCACCCCTGCGTTGTATGTGGCGATGCAGAAATTCAAGAGATTTCAGGCAAAATAA
- a CDS encoding efflux RND transporter periplasmic adaptor subunit — protein MGSLYRLSVTLLIALLVIAVLGCQKETEKKAVRIPTVTVSVPIQTEAQKRLDYTGTTAALEYVDIRARVAGFLEKINFEPKQKVKAGDLLFVIDPRQYQAAVSEAKAQLEAKKASLKLAKTDEEIAKSLESKEAISWLKLQQATAKSDVSKADVDLSAANLDQARLNLEFTQVTSPIDGRVSRNYVDIGNLVGATEKTLLTTVVNDESIYCYFNVSELDLLFLKRMYPLPRNPEPLTVVKIPVLLELADEEGFPHEGRLDFTDTMINPSTGTIQFRAIFPNPDGLLLPGMFAKVRVPLKKFQALIVPEAAIQFDQGGRYLLVVDSQNVVRQKRIKMGQEEPNGMRVIDEGLLPDDRVIISGLQRARPGSPVNPISTSAPTGENTGQQKENSEKK, from the coding sequence ATGGGCTCACTGTACAGGCTGTCGGTAACCTTATTGATAGCTTTACTGGTCATTGCTGTTCTTGGCTGTCAAAAAGAGACGGAGAAAAAGGCAGTCAGGATTCCTACAGTAACGGTAAGCGTTCCTATCCAGACTGAAGCTCAGAAGCGTCTCGATTATACAGGAACAACTGCAGCCCTGGAATATGTTGATATTAGGGCCAGAGTCGCCGGTTTTCTGGAAAAAATCAATTTCGAGCCCAAACAGAAAGTAAAGGCAGGGGATCTCCTCTTTGTTATCGATCCGCGTCAATATCAGGCCGCCGTTAGCGAAGCGAAAGCTCAGCTTGAAGCCAAGAAAGCCTCCTTAAAACTTGCTAAGACTGATGAAGAAATCGCTAAATCTCTCGAGTCAAAGGAGGCTATAAGCTGGCTGAAACTTCAACAGGCCACAGCGAAAAGTGACGTTTCAAAAGCCGATGTCGACCTATCAGCGGCCAATCTTGATCAGGCGAGGCTCAACCTGGAATTTACTCAAGTCACGTCACCTATCGATGGGAGAGTCAGCCGAAACTATGTTGATATTGGCAATCTGGTCGGAGCCACTGAAAAAACGCTCTTAACCACAGTTGTGAACGATGAATCTATTTACTGCTACTTTAACGTCAGCGAACTGGATCTCTTGTTTCTCAAGCGCATGTATCCGCTCCCCAGAAACCCTGAGCCACTTACGGTTGTAAAGATCCCCGTCCTCCTGGAGTTAGCGGACGAAGAGGGTTTCCCACACGAGGGGCGCCTTGATTTTACTGACACAATGATAAATCCCTCTACAGGAACTATTCAATTTCGGGCCATCTTCCCTAATCCAGATGGTTTACTTTTGCCTGGAATGTTCGCCAAAGTTCGCGTCCCACTCAAAAAATTCCAAGCTCTGATCGTTCCGGAAGCCGCTATTCAATTCGATCAGGGCGGAAGATATCTTCTAGTGGTCGATAGTCAAAACGTAGTCAGACAAAAAAGAATAAAGATGGGACAGGAAGAGCCCAATGGAATGAGAGTAATCGATGAGGGACTTCTCCCTGATGACAGAGTCATAATATCGGGATTACAAAGGGCCAGACCTGGCTCGCCTGTCAATCCGATTTCCACATCCGCGCCCACTGGCGAAAATACCGGTCAACAAAAAGAAAATTCCGAAAAGAAATAA
- a CDS encoding cyclic nucleotide-binding domain-containing protein → MIIQRAELFSDLSMEAINEIKTSMVEESHNKGTILFRQDDPADYFFTLMEGRVELVVGKQGEIDYTVSLPGEIFGLSSMVDRDCYTADAKCTAPTKVAKIKKDKLDRILEKYPRDATLFYKHLSTAIMSRLLDNYNAFLSQGTLQGVSYGTGQVAGDSEE, encoded by the coding sequence ATGATCATTCAAAGAGCCGAACTTTTTAGTGATCTAAGCATGGAAGCGATCAATGAGATCAAAACATCCATGGTCGAAGAGTCCCACAATAAAGGAACCATACTTTTCAGACAGGATGATCCCGCTGATTACTTTTTTACTCTCATGGAAGGCAGAGTAGAACTCGTTGTGGGAAAGCAGGGGGAAATAGACTATACGGTGAGCCTACCAGGCGAAATATTCGGGCTGTCGAGCATGGTCGACCGTGATTGTTACACAGCGGACGCCAAGTGTACAGCGCCGACAAAAGTAGCGAAGATAAAAAAAGATAAGCTTGATCGAATACTCGAAAAATATCCTCGCGATGCTACACTATTCTATAAGCATCTCTCAACCGCCATAATGAGCAGGCTCCTGGACAATTACAATGCGTTTCTATCTCAAGGGACCCTTCAGGGGGTTTCCTACGGGACTGGTCAGGTGGCAGGCGACAGTGAGGAATAG
- the prxU gene encoding thioredoxin-dependent peroxiredoxin (Most members of this family contain a selenocysteine.), producing the protein MKKNEDMESCVATAKGPIASTSAPQQGSAQINPPVSGAMTQARVGKPAPDFEANAFQNGKFKNIKLSDYKGRWVALCFYPGDFTFVUPTELTAVAVKYPELQKMGVDVLALSTDSRFSHKMWQENELSKMVPGGVPFALLSDAGGKIGKIYGVYEDDAGVDIRGRFIIDPDGVIQGMEVLTPSVGRNVSELIRQVQAFQHVRKTGEATPSGWTPGKPTLKPGSDLVGNVWKVWKPEMAF; encoded by the coding sequence ATGAAAAAAAATGAGGATATGGAATCATGCGTCGCCACCGCCAAAGGGCCGATAGCTTCGACATCAGCGCCTCAACAGGGATCCGCTCAAATCAATCCCCCTGTTTCCGGCGCCATGACGCAGGCCAGAGTTGGAAAACCCGCTCCCGATTTCGAGGCTAACGCATTTCAAAACGGCAAATTTAAGAATATCAAGCTATCCGATTACAAAGGCCGCTGGGTTGCGCTATGCTTCTATCCAGGTGATTTTACCTTTGTTTGACCTACCGAACTAACTGCGGTCGCAGTAAAATACCCCGAACTTCAGAAAATGGGCGTAGATGTGTTGGCGCTGAGCACCGACAGCCGTTTTTCGCACAAGATGTGGCAGGAAAATGAGCTTTCGAAAATGGTTCCCGGCGGCGTGCCATTCGCTCTTCTCTCAGACGCCGGAGGAAAAATCGGCAAAATATACGGCGTTTATGAGGATGACGCCGGAGTGGACATTCGTGGACGTTTCATAATTGATCCTGATGGAGTCATTCAGGGAATGGAAGTCCTGACGCCATCTGTTGGACGGAATGTCTCCGAACTAATTCGACAGGTCCAAGCGTTTCAACATGTGCGAAAAACTGGTGAGGCCACACCGTCCGGTTGGACCCCTGGTAAGCCTACTCTGAAGCCTGGTTCGGACCTGGTCGGAAACGTCTGGAAAGTTTGGAAGCCTGAAATGGCTTTCTAA